Proteins encoded by one window of Companilactobacillus ginsenosidimutans:
- a CDS encoding VanZ family protein — protein sequence MDRKLKLQEKWYWIGAAVVELILFISSSMTYKQQTSIPFLERHLGSNSRPFYSLLKGIGFQYGDKYQSMKNDGYFNFLEFFIRKGAHFGTYFVLGILLCLALYTYFKGNVALKIFIPWMVATGLAAFDEFHQGLTGGRSPMVEDVILDSVGALTAILITLLILIFIKKHQKKHHPFSMEY from the coding sequence ATGGATAGAAAATTAAAACTACAAGAAAAATGGTATTGGATAGGTGCTGCAGTCGTGGAACTAATTTTATTTATTAGTTCATCAATGACTTATAAACAACAAACATCTATTCCATTTTTAGAGCGTCATTTAGGGTCAAATAGCCGTCCGTTTTATTCTTTATTGAAAGGTATCGGATTCCAATACGGCGACAAATATCAATCAATGAAAAATGATGGATATTTCAACTTTTTGGAATTCTTTATCAGAAAGGGCGCCCATTTCGGAACATATTTTGTCTTAGGAATATTGCTGTGCTTAGCTTTATACACTTATTTTAAAGGTAATGTGGCATTAAAAATTTTTATTCCATGGATGGTCGCAACTGGGCTTGCTGCCTTTGACGAATTCCATCAAGGATTGACTGGTGGACGTTCACCCATGGTTGAGGATGTAATACTTGATAGTGTTGGAGCATTAACAGCAATATTGATTACATTGCTAATATTAATTTTCATAAAAAAACATCAAAAAAAACATCATCCGTTCTCAATGGAGTATTGA
- a CDS encoding YebC/PmpR family DNA-binding transcriptional regulator produces MSGHSKWHNIQGRKNAQDSKRGKIFQKLSRELFMAAKAGGADPDSNAALRLIVDKARAANMPKDNIKRALDKAEGGSEEHYDEVVYEGYAPGGVAVLVEALTDNKNRTASSVRVAFTRNGGSMGSSGSVAYMFDRKGYIVLDREKNTQDEDQVLLDIMDLGADDLQTSDDVYEIYTDAKDFAAVRDGLIEKGYELANSELTMIPQNTMAVPEDKQEQFEHMIDQLEDDDDVSEVYTAAADDDDE; encoded by the coding sequence ATGTCAGGACATTCAAAATGGCATAACATCCAGGGTAGAAAAAATGCCCAAGATTCTAAACGTGGAAAAATTTTCCAAAAACTATCACGTGAATTATTCATGGCGGCTAAAGCTGGTGGTGCCGATCCAGACAGTAACGCTGCCCTTCGTTTAATTGTAGATAAAGCTCGTGCAGCTAACATGCCTAAGGACAACATCAAACGTGCCTTAGATAAAGCTGAAGGTGGTAGTGAAGAACACTATGACGAAGTTGTATATGAAGGCTACGCTCCAGGTGGAGTTGCAGTATTAGTTGAAGCATTGACAGACAATAAGAACAGAACAGCTTCTTCAGTACGAGTTGCATTTACTCGTAACGGAGGTAGCATGGGTTCATCAGGTTCCGTTGCATACATGTTTGACCGCAAGGGATACATTGTCTTAGATCGCGAAAAGAATACACAAGACGAAGACCAAGTATTGCTTGATATCATGGATCTTGGTGCTGATGATCTACAAACATCAGATGATGTTTATGAAATCTACACAGATGCAAAAGATTTTGCAGCCGTTCGTGACGGTTTAATTGAAAAAGGTTATGAGTTAGCTAACTCTGAATTAACAATGATTCCTCAAAACACTATGGCAGTGCCAGAGGACAAACAAGAACAATTTGAACACATGATCGATCAACTAGAAGACGACGATGATGTTTCAGAAGTTTATACAGCCGCAGCTGACGATGACGACGAATAA
- the comGA gene encoding competence type IV pilus ATPase ComGA, translating to MTAETMVNNLLTEACANRISDIYFLPRKDSYVIEAKNSITTYTVAEMSYDETFSIMNFLKFNSGLDISERRRAQKGSFSYVYQNGDVHIRISSVGDFLNRESLVIRLIYPQENVTETDVDLLNFLLPKANQKGMMIFSGPMGSGKTSLMYTLARSIGRNKKVMCIEDPIEIVEEEFLQLQVNLEAGMTYEELIKTSLRHRPELLIIGEIRDAQTAQQAVQAALCGYTVFTTIHGKSKYSVVQRLEQFGVTKFEIQNAVNLISYQRLIPSRQRLELFTDFLENEDIVEYLQNGNQDLNWRNMLTHAKQCGIIETQVFEEFVGG from the coding sequence ATGACAGCTGAAACTATGGTAAACAATTTATTGACCGAAGCATGTGCCAATCGAATTTCGGATATTTATTTTCTCCCTAGAAAAGATAGTTACGTTATTGAAGCAAAAAACAGTATCACTACTTATACCGTTGCTGAAATGAGCTATGATGAGACATTTTCAATCATGAATTTTTTAAAATTTAATAGTGGACTGGACATTTCAGAACGCCGACGAGCACAAAAGGGTTCGTTTAGTTACGTTTATCAAAATGGGGATGTGCATATACGAATTTCGTCAGTCGGTGACTTTCTTAATAGAGAGTCACTAGTAATTCGTTTAATTTATCCTCAAGAAAATGTGACTGAAACAGATGTCGATCTATTAAATTTTTTACTACCGAAAGCTAATCAAAAAGGAATGATGATTTTCTCAGGTCCGATGGGCTCGGGAAAAACTTCGTTGATGTACACCTTGGCGAGAAGCATCGGCCGCAATAAAAAGGTTATGTGTATTGAAGATCCAATTGAAATTGTTGAAGAAGAATTTCTCCAGCTTCAAGTTAATTTGGAAGCGGGGATGACGTATGAAGAGTTAATTAAAACTAGTCTTCGCCATCGCCCTGAACTATTGATTATCGGTGAAATTCGAGATGCACAAACAGCTCAACAAGCTGTTCAAGCGGCGCTTTGCGGATACACAGTTTTTACAACGATTCACGGTAAGTCAAAATATTCAGTAGTTCAGCGTTTGGAACAATTTGGAGTTACTAAGTTTGAGATTCAAAATGCCGTTAATCTTATTTCCTATCAAAGATTAATTCCGTCACGACAACGACTGGAATTGTTCACAGATTTCTTGGAAAACGAAGATATTGTTGAATATCTTCAAAATGGCAATCAAGACTTGAATTGGAGAAATATGTTAACTCATGCGAAACAATGTGGAATCATCGAAACACAAGTTTTTGAAGAATTCGTCGGCGGATAA
- a CDS encoding type II secretion system F family protein, with amino-acid sequence MSCKEQAEFLLLIGKLMKNGFSLNQSIKCLMYLDKDNKVFANIYHDLQDGIMLSTALKHLNLPAVVQNQLVISQMNGGIQQTVIQCGNILKSKAKQQTKLRELLMYPMFIMGFLTVMIIGMKVIILPQLQSSAGGANLDLVFQFAGIGLIFAVVGLIAGSIYLRRLSEYDRAKILVKLPIINQSYLHFYQFTILQGWGLQFSKGMDLHQICLSNQIFSEGSIQNVLAKKILDCMKNGDSLEKVIDKELLLPNELNMIFCCGGGIGEMASDILLISELKYESTQTSIKKLLNLVQPVLFGIIAIFILVAYLMILLPVYGMMKGMN; translated from the coding sequence ATGAGTTGTAAAGAGCAGGCAGAATTTTTGTTGCTCATTGGTAAGCTGATGAAGAATGGCTTTTCGTTAAATCAATCAATTAAATGTCTGATGTATCTTGATAAAGACAACAAAGTATTTGCCAATATTTATCATGATTTACAAGACGGCATTATGCTCTCGACAGCTTTGAAACATTTAAACTTGCCAGCAGTCGTCCAAAATCAACTGGTAATTTCTCAGATGAATGGCGGAATCCAACAAACAGTAATTCAGTGCGGGAATATTTTAAAATCTAAAGCTAAACAACAAACCAAGTTACGAGAATTATTAATGTATCCGATGTTTATCATGGGATTCCTCACCGTTATGATTATCGGAATGAAAGTTATTATTTTACCTCAATTGCAGAGTAGTGCAGGTGGAGCAAACTTAGATTTGGTATTTCAATTTGCAGGGATTGGGTTGATTTTCGCAGTGGTCGGATTGATTGCAGGTTCCATTTACCTAAGACGCTTGAGTGAATATGATCGAGCTAAAATTCTGGTTAAGCTCCCAATCATTAACCAGAGTTATTTGCATTTTTATCAATTCACAATTTTACAAGGATGGGGACTGCAATTTTCCAAAGGGATGGACTTACATCAAATTTGTTTGAGTAATCAAATATTCTCGGAAGGCTCGATTCAAAATGTGCTTGCGAAGAAAATTTTGGATTGTATGAAAAATGGTGATTCTTTGGAAAAAGTAATCGACAAGGAATTATTATTGCCTAACGAATTAAACATGATTTTCTGTTGTGGGGGTGGAATCGGTGAGATGGCATCAGACATCTTATTGATATCGGAATTAAAGTACGAATCCACTCAGACCTCAATCAAAAAATTATTGAATCTAGTCCAACCAGTATTATTTGGAATCATTGCCATCTTCATCCTAGTAGCATACTTAATGATTTTACTTCCAGTTTACGGAATGATGAAAGGAATGAATTGA
- a CDS encoding competence type IV pilus major pilin ComGC, whose protein sequence is MTKRKRKGFTLIEMVIVMFIISVLLMLVIPNVVEQRNNAEKHSADAFIRTVQTVVDMDSYGETPITTQSALLDKLTKDQKERFQKLNLIYDTTSRTVKVDSNGAKH, encoded by the coding sequence ATGACAAAACGAAAAAGAAAAGGTTTCACCCTAATTGAAATGGTAATCGTAATGTTTATTATTTCAGTGTTACTAATGCTTGTGATTCCTAATGTAGTTGAACAAAGAAATAACGCAGAGAAACATTCTGCAGATGCATTTATCAGAACAGTTCAAACAGTTGTTGACATGGATTCTTATGGCGAAACTCCGATAACCACTCAGTCTGCATTACTGGATAAACTTACAAAGGATCAAAAAGAGCGATTCCAAAAATTGAATTTGATTTATGATACGACTTCTCGAACAGTAAAGGTCGATTCAAATGGAGCAAAACACTAA
- a CDS encoding type II secretion system protein, which produces MEQNTKRRGFTLVEAALTLLIFCSLVLIGTLQVKNYQESTEEKLALKSFEDDWKNALNEGYLRNYNVIVDVLDDRVIFIRDGNRHDVLLPKTLSPTKQLAINVSRSGETRPKTIEFKSTKSHKIYTYTIQLNWGLLLEKAT; this is translated from the coding sequence ATGGAGCAAAACACTAAACGTAGAGGCTTTACTTTAGTTGAAGCTGCATTAACATTGCTTATCTTCTGTTCATTAGTCCTAATTGGAACTTTACAAGTCAAGAACTACCAGGAATCTACTGAAGAAAAATTGGCTTTAAAAAGTTTTGAAGATGACTGGAAGAACGCTTTAAATGAAGGTTATCTTCGAAATTACAATGTAATTGTTGATGTGCTTGATGACCGAGTTATCTTCATCCGAGATGGCAATCGACATGATGTTCTACTTCCCAAAACACTTTCACCTACTAAGCAATTAGCAATAAATGTTTCTAGATCTGGTGAAACTCGTCCTAAAACAATCGAATTTAAATCAACCAAATCACATAAAATTTACACTTATACAATTCAGTTGAACTGGGGGCTGTTACTTGAGAAGGCAACGTAA
- a CDS encoding competence type IV pilus minor pilin ComGF: MERDILFNKIHTTSKSLIKKINHLNSNGKKRAGFLLSEALLALFVTSLTVGVINGCLTLSHKAMELNASENIRMHVVQEKLEDYFRGQNFESKNIHPDSLDFDRIVKSKNMIKHKTLQLDSKRIYLLRLFDTDGGFEPILDHVQKIRFNKLSSSIRILIKLTNGKETEIYLHEITFDKKVSNNTT, encoded by the coding sequence ATGGAAAGAGATATTCTATTCAACAAAATTCACACAACATCAAAATCCTTAATCAAAAAAATAAATCATTTGAACTCAAATGGTAAGAAACGTGCTGGTTTCTTATTAAGTGAAGCGTTATTGGCACTATTCGTCACCTCCCTAACAGTAGGAGTCATTAACGGTTGCTTGACATTATCCCACAAAGCAATGGAACTTAATGCCAGTGAAAATATCCGGATGCACGTTGTTCAAGAAAAACTAGAAGATTATTTTCGGGGTCAAAATTTTGAGTCGAAAAATATTCATCCTGATAGTTTAGATTTTGATAGAATTGTTAAATCTAAAAATATGATTAAGCACAAAACTCTTCAGTTGGATTCAAAACGCATCTACCTGCTGCGGCTATTTGATACTGACGGGGGATTTGAACCAATCCTTGATCACGTTCAAAAGATTAGATTTAACAAACTTAGTTCTTCAATTCGAATCTTGATTAAACTTACGAACGGAAAAGAAACGGAAATATATTTACATGAAATTACTTTCGACAAAAAGGTCAGCAACAATACTACTTAA
- a CDS encoding class I SAM-dependent methyltransferase, with product MAEENEMQNYYELMNQASTLLQKSLGSSYTDSLAETLTNLADGKVYVENGAPDAETVAKLESLYSQIKEISLTQVQLKQAISVNIIQAQRQDKVEVNKLMTPDAIGLLTSLIAFEIFSSMKKSKINLVDPTVGTGNLLIEFIEQMQMAGDFEFNVAGIDNDETLLGLAKSFSEVMNLNLDAYHQDGIAEWDITDIDLAIADLPVGYYPIDDNAAKFKTKAEEGHSYAHHLLIEQTMNNLNDGGLGIFIVPSAIFQTDQAKKLSEWMVSNVYLQAVLDLPSNLFASKEAQKAIVILQKHGGNSEQASDVLMGTIPETNNVKDFEEFRNQVQEWARNNFKG from the coding sequence ATGGCAGAAGAAAATGAAATGCAGAATTACTATGAATTAATGAATCAGGCCTCAACTTTGCTTCAAAAATCGTTGGGAAGTAGTTACACAGATTCATTAGCTGAAACATTGACTAATCTTGCGGATGGTAAGGTGTATGTCGAAAATGGCGCACCTGATGCAGAAACTGTTGCAAAACTTGAAAGCTTATATTCACAAATTAAAGAAATTAGTCTTACTCAAGTACAATTGAAGCAAGCTATTTCGGTGAATATTATTCAAGCACAACGCCAAGATAAAGTTGAAGTTAATAAGTTGATGACTCCAGATGCAATTGGCTTGTTGACTAGTTTGATTGCTTTTGAAATCTTTTCTTCGATGAAGAAAAGTAAAATCAATTTAGTTGATCCTACTGTTGGGACTGGTAACTTGTTAATTGAATTCATCGAACAAATGCAAATGGCCGGTGATTTTGAGTTTAATGTTGCTGGAATTGACAATGATGAAACTCTCCTGGGATTAGCCAAGTCTTTCTCAGAAGTTATGAATTTGAATTTGGATGCATATCATCAGGATGGAATTGCCGAGTGGGATATCACTGATATCGATTTAGCGATTGCTGATTTACCAGTTGGATATTATCCGATTGACGATAATGCTGCTAAGTTTAAAACAAAGGCTGAAGAAGGACACTCATATGCTCATCATTTGTTGATTGAACAAACAATGAACAATTTGAATGATGGCGGTTTAGGAATATTTATTGTTCCTTCAGCCATTTTCCAAACTGACCAAGCTAAAAAGTTGTCAGAATGGATGGTCTCAAATGTTTATCTTCAAGCAGTTCTAGACTTGCCATCAAACTTATTTGCTTCAAAAGAAGCTCAAAAGGCAATTGTTATTTTACAGAAACACGGTGGCAATTCAGAACAAGCGAGTGATGTTTTGATGGGAACAATTCCCGAAACAAATAATGTTAAAGATTTTGAAGAATTTAGGAATCAAGTACAAGAATGGGCAAGAAATAACTTCAAAGGATAG
- a CDS encoding acetate/propionate family kinase yields the protein MSKVIAVNSGSSTLKWKLYSVPDETVIASGMVDRLGLSDSIFKVKYNGEKTSETGDIPDHKTAVTKMLKKLLELNIIKDYSEITGVGHRVVAGGNIFKDSAVVTPKVLQQIKDLAEFAPLHNPGQAYGIEAFQEILPDVPQVAVFDTSFHQTMDPVNYLYSVPYEYYEKYGVRKFGAHGTSHRFVSARAAEFLGKPLEDLKLISLHLGSGASIDAIKGGKSVDTSMGFTPLAGITMSTRSGDLDPSLFAYLMKKLKLSDPQDMVDILNEKSGLLGISGVSPDMRDIIATKDENKRSQLAIDIFVNRIVKYVGSYIALMNGVDVILFTAGMGEANSWIRELIMKQFAYMGVKEDKDANESGKGIRKISSDDSSVDVLVVPTDEELMIVRDVLRLTK from the coding sequence ATGTCGAAGGTTATCGCAGTAAACTCAGGAAGTTCAACTCTAAAATGGAAATTGTATTCAGTTCCTGACGAAACAGTCATTGCTTCAGGAATGGTTGATCGTCTAGGACTTTCTGATTCAATTTTTAAAGTAAAATATAATGGTGAAAAGACTAGTGAAACAGGTGATATTCCTGATCACAAGACAGCCGTAACGAAAATGCTTAAAAAGCTTTTGGAACTTAATATTATTAAAGATTATTCGGAAATTACCGGTGTTGGTCATCGTGTAGTTGCCGGTGGGAATATCTTTAAAGATTCTGCAGTCGTAACTCCAAAAGTTCTCCAACAAATTAAAGACTTAGCTGAATTTGCTCCATTGCATAATCCTGGACAAGCCTATGGTATTGAAGCCTTTCAAGAAATTCTACCCGATGTACCACAAGTAGCAGTTTTCGATACATCATTCCATCAAACAATGGATCCTGTTAATTACCTATATAGTGTTCCTTATGAATACTATGAAAAATATGGTGTACGTAAATTTGGTGCCCATGGTACTAGTCACAGATTCGTATCTGCTCGTGCTGCTGAATTTCTTGGCAAACCACTAGAAGATTTAAAACTTATTTCACTTCACCTTGGAAGTGGTGCATCAATTGACGCCATTAAAGGTGGTAAATCAGTAGATACATCAATGGGATTCACTCCACTTGCTGGTATCACAATGAGTACTCGTTCAGGTGACCTTGATCCTTCATTGTTTGCTTACTTGATGAAGAAACTCAAATTATCAGATCCACAAGATATGGTTGATATCTTGAATGAAAAATCAGGTTTACTTGGTATCTCTGGAGTTTCACCTGATATGCGTGACATCATTGCTACAAAGGATGAGAACAAACGCTCACAATTGGCTATCGATATTTTTGTTAACCGTATTGTTAAGTATGTTGGTTCATACATTGCCTTGATGAATGGTGTCGACGTAATTCTATTCACAGCCGGAATGGGTGAAGCAAACTCATGGATTCGTGAATTAATTATGAAACAATTCGCATACATGGGTGTTAAAGAAGATAAAGATGCCAACGAAAGTGGCAAAGGCATCCGCAAGATCAGTTCGGATGATTCATCAGTTGACGTATTAGTAGTTCCAACCGACGAAGAATTGATGATTGTTCGTGATGTATTGAGACTTACAAAATAA